From Variimorphobacter saccharofermentans, one genomic window encodes:
- the alr gene encoding alanine racemase, translated as MKQEYTSREGREYYRAQANVNLNAIKHNIAEVKKKLNPSTMLMAIIKADAYGHGAIPIAKAVGECGMIDAYGVAIIEEALELREAGIQKPILILGYTPKEQYDLIVANDISQTVYQYDMAEALSDEAVRQGKTAKLHIKIDTGMGRIGFTDTEETISTIKRIKALPGIQIEGVFSHFAKADEMDREATLLQLKRYKNMIDRLEKEQITIPIKHIANSAGIIEFPDAYFNMVRAGIVIYGIYPSDCVNQKEIKLIPAMELKTHVIYVKEVPAGCAISYGGTFITSKPTKIATIPVGYADGYSRNLSNHGKVIIHGQYAPIIGRICMDQFMVDVSNIENVNQGDVVTLLGRDGDSYISVEELSEWSHSFPYELVCTVGKRIPRVYIMEEQ; from the coding sequence ATGAAACAGGAATACACATCTCGAGAAGGAAGAGAGTATTATCGGGCTCAGGCGAATGTTAATTTGAATGCAATTAAACATAATATTGCTGAGGTTAAGAAAAAGCTGAACCCTAGCACAATGTTAATGGCGATTATAAAAGCGGATGCTTATGGTCATGGCGCGATACCGATTGCAAAGGCAGTTGGGGAATGTGGTATGATTGACGCTTATGGAGTTGCAATTATTGAAGAAGCACTAGAACTAAGGGAGGCAGGTATTCAGAAGCCAATTCTCATTCTGGGTTATACACCTAAGGAACAGTACGATTTAATCGTTGCGAATGATATATCTCAGACAGTATATCAATATGATATGGCAGAAGCACTTTCGGATGAAGCAGTACGACAGGGAAAAACAGCAAAGCTCCATATTAAAATAGATACGGGTATGGGACGTATCGGTTTCACCGATACCGAAGAAACTATCTCAACTATTAAACGAATTAAAGCACTTCCAGGTATTCAGATTGAAGGTGTGTTTTCCCACTTTGCAAAAGCGGATGAAATGGATCGTGAAGCTACACTTCTTCAGTTGAAACGTTATAAGAATATGATTGATCGTCTGGAAAAAGAACAGATTACAATACCGATAAAGCATATAGCAAATAGTGCTGGAATTATTGAATTCCCGGATGCGTATTTTAATATGGTACGTGCTGGAATTGTAATATACGGAATTTATCCTTCTGATTGTGTAAATCAAAAGGAAATTAAATTAATCCCGGCAATGGAGTTAAAAACGCATGTTATATATGTAAAAGAAGTTCCTGCTGGATGTGCAATAAGCTACGGTGGTACGTTTATAACAAGTAAACCGACAAAGATCGCAACTATTCCGGTTGGTTACGCAGACGGTTACTCCAGAAATTTATCAAATCACGGTAAGGTAATTATACACGGACAATATGCACCCATCATAGGAAGAATATGCATGGATCAGTTTATGGTGGATGTTTCAAATATAGAAAATGTAAATCAGGGAGATGTTGTAACACTCCTTGGAAGAGATGGTGATTCTTATATATCGGTGGAAGAACTGTCTGAATGGTCTCATTCTTTCCCGTATGAATTAGTATGTACCGTAGGAAAAAGAATTCCCAGGGTATACATAATGGAGGAACAATAG